The Mycolicibacterium fluoranthenivorans genome segment ACGCGTACAGCTTTCGGAAGCCGCTGTAGTCGGCATAGAACAGCGGCCCGTGCAGTTCACCGAGGATGTCGACGGGTAGCGCGTACGGCCGTCCCGCCAGATCGTCCGCGCCGGGAAGCGGTCCCTCGGCGGAGGGGATCTGGTCCAGTTCCGGGGCGAAGGAGGGGGCGAAGTCGGCCATGTCGGGCAGCATAGGCGTCAATTACCGGAACGGGGACCTATCTTCACTCCGAAAGCCGCGGGGCCCCTTACCATCGTCGATATGGTGCGACTACTGCTGAACACGCTGGTCTTCCTGGGTTCGGCGGCGATCGGTTTGCTGGCTGCCGACCGGCTGGTGTCCGGGGTATCGGTGTCGTGGCGTGGATTCGTCGTTGCGGTGGTGGTCTTCGCCTTGGCGCAGGCGATCCTGTCGCCGTTCATCGCCAAGATGGCATCCCGCTACGCCTCGGCGTTTCTCGGCGGAATCGGCCTGGTGTCAACATTTGTGGCGCTGTTGCTGGCCTCGGTGCTGACCCATGGTCTGAGCATTCGTGGCGCCGGCTCCTGGGTCGCCGCGACGGTGGTCGTGTGGTTGGTGACGGCCGTCGCCACCCTGCTGTTGCCGCTGCTGGTGGTCAAGAAGAAGATCGGTAAGGAGTGACGTTCAGCGGCCGTGCGCGGATCGGGTCAGCGCGCCGCCGCCGGCATCCTGCAGCAGGCAGATGACGATACTGGGCAGAGGATTGTCGGCGGTACGGTCCTGATTCGAGTCGATGAGGTAACTGACGGTGTAGCTGCCGGAAGACCCGGTGTACGCGGTGAGGGCGTCGTTACAGCGTTGATTCGCCACATCGGTGACAGCAGCGTCGACCGGGACGGGCGCGCGCTGGTACACCTCGGCTCGATGCGGTGTCGCGCAGTCCACCAGCGTCACCTCGACCGCGCCTTCGTCCACGGCGGGGATCTGGTCCACGCAGTCGCCGACCTGGAGGTTGAACCACGGCAGCGTGCGTGCTGCGGGCGCCGGCACCGACGCGGAGTGCGATGTCACCGTATCGGCGATGGTCGGGGCCGGTGGTGCCGCGGTGGGGTGCGCGCCACAGCTCACCAGCAGAATCGCAGCGGAAATCGTCACTGGCGCAGGTAGTCTGCCCGTCCGCACGGCCTGAGTTTATGCGCCCGCGCCCGAACAGTGTGCATTGTGCGTTTGTTCCCCGCCGTGCCGAGTCGGCACTGTGACGTAGCCCTTGTAACGCATCCTCGTGCGCGGCGATGAACCATGCGAGACAGCTGCTGGCCCCGGGCCAGTGTCGGGGGAGATGGCTGCAACATGGCAGCTGTGGCTGGAATGCCAGGCTCCCTGGACCTTCAGAGGAGTGGATGCACGGTGGGTGCAACGCGCGAATTTCTGCCCCGACGGCACGTGGTCGCCGGAGTGGCTTCGACCGTGGTCATATCGTTGACCGCATTGACCTCGGGGCTGGCGCCCGCGGTGGCAGACCCCTCGGCGCCGACGACCACGGTCGCCGAGGTACCCGTACCTCGGGACACGCCCTCGCAGCAGCCCACGGTCGAGGCCGAAGTGCCCACGGCCGCAACACAACCGGCACCCAAGCCGGCGCGGACTCCCGAGGTGACGACCACGACGCACGCACCGGCCGCGGCCACCGCGCCCGCTCCCGTCGTGCAGACTCCGGTCCAGGAACCGTCACCGACCGTCGCGCCGGCCCCCGTCACCGTCACACCGGCTCCGCAGACCACCGTCGCTCCCAAGCCCAGCACCACCACGGTCGCCGAACCCACCACCAGGGCGTCCGCACCGGCACCCGTCACCACCCCGACCTCGACCTCGACCTCGAAGCCGACGGTCACCCCGACGCCGAGCGAGTCGGCCGTCGAGCGCACCTCCGTACCCCCGGTGTCGCGCACGGACGACCGCCCGGCGCCGGTCGATCGGGTGACCGAGACACCCACCCCCGACGCCGTCACGCCGGCCGCGCAGGTCCCGGCGCCCGAGACCACGCTGCCTGCCGCGGTGGAGGCCACCCCTACCGCGACCGGCAAGCCCACCGAAACCGAGACGTCCTCGACCGTCGCCAAGGCCGCTCGGCCCATCGAGACCCTGCGCCCGCAGACGCTGGATGCCCCCGAATCCGACGTCGAGTTGGCGCGTCACGCCACGCCCGTCGAGGAGAAGCCGGCACCCGCGCCGCAGCACGACGTCGCCGC includes the following:
- a CDS encoding phage holin family protein, whose amino-acid sequence is MVRLLLNTLVFLGSAAIGLLAADRLVSGVSVSWRGFVVAVVVFALAQAILSPFIAKMASRYASAFLGGIGLVSTFVALLLASVLTHGLSIRGAGSWVAATVVVWLVTAVATLLLPLLVVKKKIGKE
- a CDS encoding septum formation family protein, which produces MTISAAILLVSCGAHPTAAPPAPTIADTVTSHSASVPAPAARTLPWFNLQVGDCVDQIPAVDEGAVEVTLVDCATPHRAEVYQRAPVPVDAAVTDVANQRCNDALTAYTGSSGSYTVSYLIDSNQDRTADNPLPSIVICLLQDAGGGALTRSAHGR